Proteins co-encoded in one candidate division WOR-3 bacterium genomic window:
- a CDS encoding M48 family metallopeptidase, with translation MKKLLIFIFIFFISCVTTGPGGKTDLILISSEEEVRIGEQVAKDVESKEKLVSNSAIQSYVNEVGQKIVRVCDRKDIEYKFKVIEKEDINAFACPGGFIYIYTGLLKTLDSEAELAAVLAHEVSHVVARHSVKKLQSIYGYSIIAQLALGEKAEGVLGKIVDVAAMLILQGYSRENEFEADSYGLLYAKNAGYNPKGMVEVFKKFKKMEGNPPPAILGLLSSHPPSQDRIKKAEEEINKIGGVELPYYTERFQKIKSQL, from the coding sequence ATGAAGAAATTATTAATTTTTATCTTTATATTTTTTATTTCGTGTGTAACCACAGGCCCGGGTGGAAAAACAGATCTTATCTTAATTTCTTCTGAGGAGGAAGTTAGAATTGGAGAACAAGTCGCAAAGGATGTGGAAAGCAAAGAAAAACTTGTGAGTAATTCGGCTATTCAAAGTTACGTGAATGAAGTTGGGCAGAAAATTGTGAGAGTGTGTGATAGAAAAGATATTGAGTATAAGTTTAAGGTGATTGAGAAAGAAGATATAAATGCCTTTGCTTGTCCTGGGGGCTTTATTTACATTTATACAGGTCTCCTTAAGACTCTTGATAGTGAAGCTGAACTTGCTGCAGTTCTTGCTCATGAAGTTAGTCATGTTGTGGCAAGACACTCTGTGAAAAAATTACAAAGTATCTATGGTTATTCAATAATTGCGCAACTCGCTCTTGGAGAAAAAGCAGAAGGTGTATTAGGAAAAATTGTGGATGTAGCTGCAATGCTTATTCTTCAGGGTTATAGTAGAGAGAATGAATTTGAAGCAGATAGTTATGGATTACTCTACGCTAAAAACGCAGGATATAATCCAAAAGGAATGGTTGAAGTTTTTAAGAAGTTTAAGAAAATGGAGGGAAATCCTCCTCCTGCAATATTAGGGTTACTTTCTTCTCATCCCCCTTCTCAAGATAGAATTAAAAAAGCAGAAGAAGAAATTAACAAAATTGGTGGCGTAGAGTTACCTTATTATACTGAGAGGTTTCAAAAAATAAAATCTCAGTTATAA
- a CDS encoding geranylgeranyl reductase family protein gives MSIKDVVICGAGPAGSSLAYFLAREGFDILLLDKAKFPRFKPCAGAFQVSLKNFFPFSLEKVVKEKVFGLFFKKDTSFLEIEMEEPISYIVERKEFDNLLVNKAIENGVEFIDECKVIKIEDGNVFSKGDKFKGKIIVGADGVGSVVRKFCNYGRIKKMIKTISSDIPFAFEKKLLFDFSYTKKGYSWIFPKGDKINIGLGTTIEFSKENERNFYKLLEDYGFPQPKNIYKWTYPIFSNPESLVWKNTILIGDAASLANPLTGGGIYNAVQSAFLASKAISLNLKNGVPLRIYQKMIRRNMYLMFYASKIFNQILEKNPFQIQFLKIIKPILILLTKKLS, from the coding sequence ATGTCTATTAAGGATGTTGTGATTTGTGGTGCGGGACCCGCAGGGTCTTCACTTGCTTATTTTTTAGCAAGAGAAGGATTTGATATTCTTCTTCTTGATAAGGCAAAATTTCCTCGTTTCAAACCTTGTGCTGGTGCTTTTCAGGTTTCTCTAAAAAATTTCTTTCCTTTTTCTTTAGAGAAAGTTGTGAAAGAGAAAGTCTTTGGGCTTTTTTTTAAAAAGGATACGTCTTTTCTTGAAATTGAAATGGAAGAGCCGATCTCCTATATAGTGGAAAGAAAAGAGTTTGATAATCTTTTGGTAAATAAAGCTATTGAAAACGGAGTTGAATTTATAGATGAATGCAAGGTCATTAAAATTGAAGATGGAAATGTGTTTTCTAAGGGTGATAAATTCAAGGGTAAAATAATAGTGGGTGCAGATGGGGTGGGTAGTGTGGTTAGAAAATTTTGCAATTATGGAAGGATAAAGAAAATGATAAAGACAATAAGTTCGGATATCCCTTTTGCCTTTGAAAAAAAGCTCCTCTTTGATTTTTCTTATACAAAAAAGGGATATTCATGGATTTTCCCAAAAGGGGATAAAATAAATATAGGCCTTGGAACAACTATAGAGTTTTCCAAAGAAAACGAGAGAAATTTTTATAAACTTTTGGAAGATTATGGTTTTCCACAACCTAAAAATATTTATAAATGGACTTATCCTATATTTTCTAATCCAGAGTCATTAGTTTGGAAAAATACTATCTTAATTGGAGATGCTGCTTCTCTCGCAAACCCACTTACAGGTGGAGGGATATATAATGCGGTTCAATCTGCTTTTTTGGCTTCAAAGGCAATTAGTCTTAATCTTAAAAATGGAGTTCCCTTAAGAATTTATCAGAAGATGATAAGAAGAAATATGTATCTTATGTTTTATGCTTCTAAAATCTTTAATCAAATTCTTGAGAAAAATCCATTTCAAATTCAGTTTTTAAAAATAATAAAACCCATCCTTATTTTATTAACAAAAAAATTATCTTAA
- a CDS encoding glycosyltransferase: protein MDSTMNDKIPKILYLSRGRGFSHAMNDLLILQELKKLNDSLSILLASYDKGYFYLCNLGINVFNLGLSQEEELTMKAGIKIWSLIRRFKPDLVISDEVFIVLHITKALKIPSILITHWFFEYYNKNHPVIPAVRKADFVIFVDTPLFHTIPFGFNVPLTFVGPIIREFKYSLKDKRKVREELGIDNEAKVIFVTPGGRARDRKKMLNVSIEAFKDIKEKNKKLILLTGELYQEYLKGIGKDPEIIVKDYDWEIDRLMVASDLAICSGSFSTTWELAYLGIPSISIPDIKNPIDQIHVNRMSKYGLTIRIDPRDLNKNAFLKAMKEALGSLEERRKIIKKEVPKLFIDGFGQKGAAEEINYFIRRFVK, encoded by the coding sequence ATGGATAGCACTATGAATGATAAAATCCCTAAGATATTATATTTATCTCGAGGCAGAGGCTTTAGTCATGCAATGAATGATTTACTTATACTCCAAGAACTTAAGAAATTAAACGATAGTTTATCTATCCTTTTGGCCTCTTACGACAAAGGATATTTTTATCTTTGTAATTTGGGGATTAATGTTTTTAATCTTGGTCTATCTCAAGAAGAAGAATTAACAATGAAAGCAGGTATTAAGATCTGGTCATTAATAAGAAGATTCAAACCTGATTTGGTTATAAGTGACGAAGTTTTCATTGTTCTACATATAACAAAAGCCTTGAAGATTCCTTCTATTTTGATAACACATTGGTTCTTTGAGTATTATAACAAAAATCATCCTGTAATTCCTGCTGTAAGAAAAGCAGACTTTGTTATCTTTGTTGATACTCCTTTATTTCACACAATTCCATTTGGTTTTAATGTTCCTCTTACCTTCGTGGGTCCTATAATTAGAGAGTTTAAGTATTCTTTGAAAGATAAAAGAAAAGTAAGGGAGGAGTTGGGAATAGATAATGAAGCTAAGGTTATCTTTGTCACTCCAGGAGGAAGAGCCAGAGATAGAAAAAAAATGTTAAATGTAAGTATAGAAGCTTTTAAAGATATAAAAGAAAAAAACAAAAAGTTGATTCTTTTAACCGGAGAACTTTATCAGGAATATCTGAAAGGGATTGGGAAGGATCCAGAAATAATTGTTAAGGATTATGATTGGGAAATTGATAGATTAATGGTCGCAAGTGATCTTGCAATTTGTAGTGGAAGTTTTTCAACAACTTGGGAATTAGCATATCTTGGGATTCCTTCTATCTCAATTCCTGATATAAAAAATCCTATAGATCAAATCCATGTAAATAGAATGAGTAAATATGGATTAACTATAAGAATTGATCCAAGAGATTTAAATAAAAACGCTTTTCTTAAAGCTATGAAAGAGGCCTTGGGTTCCTTAGAAGAAAGAAGAAAAATTATAAAAAAAGAGGTTCCCAAGTTGTTTATAGATGGTTTTGGTCAGAAAGGAGCAGCAGAAGAAATAAATTATTTTATAAGAAGGTTTGTAAAATGA